Proteins encoded in a region of the Mesoflavibacter profundi genome:
- the proC gene encoding pyrroline-5-carboxylate reductase: MKIAIIGTGNLGKSIAKGLITNNAITTLYLTKRNVDSISEFDGYKNVTITSDNVLAVQQSDILIFAVQPAHFESILNDIKPFLTEKHVVISTITGYAIPKIEAQIGTDQFIIRAMPNTAIAVGKSMTCLCSNTQGEKRIKIAQAIFNRLGHSLVIPEAQMQAATVVCASGIAFWMRLIRATTQAAIQLGFDSKEAQELAMHTCEGAANLLITNGNHPEEEIDLVTTPKGCTIEGLNEMEHKGLSSSLIQGMVASFNKINNIKKEQI; this comes from the coding sequence ATGAAAATAGCAATCATAGGAACAGGAAATTTAGGGAAATCGATAGCCAAAGGATTAATCACCAATAATGCGATTACGACACTGTATTTAACAAAACGAAATGTAGATAGTATATCTGAATTTGACGGTTATAAAAACGTAACGATTACATCTGATAACGTTTTGGCTGTACAACAATCAGATATTTTGATTTTTGCGGTTCAGCCAGCACATTTCGAATCGATTTTAAACGACATAAAACCTTTCTTAACCGAAAAACATGTGGTGATTTCTACCATTACAGGTTATGCCATTCCTAAAATTGAAGCACAAATTGGGACTGATCAGTTTATCATTCGCGCTATGCCAAATACAGCAATTGCAGTTGGTAAATCTATGACCTGTTTATGTAGCAATACACAAGGTGAAAAACGGATTAAAATTGCGCAAGCTATTTTTAATCGTTTGGGACATTCGTTAGTAATTCCTGAAGCGCAAATGCAAGCCGCAACAGTAGTTTGTGCTAGCGGAATTGCCTTTTGGATGCGTTTAATTAGAGCGACGACACAAGCGGCAATTCAATTAGGATTTGACTCAAAAGAAGCCCAAGAGTTAGCGATGCATACCTGCGAAGGCGCAGCTAATTTACTAATCACAAATGGTAATCATCCAGAAGAAGAAATTGATCTTGTCACTACACCAAAAGGTTGCACCATTGAAGGTTTAAATGAGATGGAACACAAAGGATTGAGTTCGTCTTTAATTCAAGGTATGGTCGCATCGTTCAATAAAATTAACAACATTAAAAAGGAACAAATATGA
- a CDS encoding M20 family metallo-hydrolase, translating into MISTLTEQAISLLKQLIETPSFSSEEDQTAQHIEQWFQLQNIPYQRTKNNVWAINKHFDVTKPTLLLNSHHDTVKPNNGYTKDPFKAIVEDGKLYGLGSNDAGGCLVSLLATFAYFYEQKNLKYNLVIVASAEEESSGDNGLNSMLNVIPKVDVAIVGEPTLMHLAVAEKGLVVFDAVVKGTPSHAAHPNDDNAIYNTISVLEWFKNYEFTKTSKALGEVKMTVTQINAGKQHNAVPANVDLVVDVRVNDKYSNKDIVDILQQEAPCDSIIPRSTKLNSSSIPMDHPLVKAGIEIGRNTYGSPTLSDQAVLSCPSLKLGPGDSTRSHSADEFIYINEIEEGIRIYIELLNRVIL; encoded by the coding sequence ATGATATCAACGCTAACAGAACAAGCTATTTCGTTGTTAAAACAACTGATAGAAACACCTTCGTTTTCATCTGAAGAAGACCAAACTGCGCAACATATTGAGCAATGGTTTCAGCTTCAAAACATACCATATCAACGCACAAAGAATAACGTTTGGGCAATCAATAAACATTTTGATGTGACTAAACCAACGTTACTATTAAATTCGCATCACGATACGGTAAAACCAAATAATGGCTACACTAAAGATCCGTTTAAAGCAATTGTTGAAGATGGTAAATTGTACGGTTTGGGAAGTAACGATGCTGGTGGTTGTTTGGTGAGTTTGCTGGCAACATTTGCTTATTTCTATGAGCAAAAAAATCTGAAATACAATTTAGTTATTGTTGCTTCAGCGGAAGAAGAAAGCAGTGGTGACAATGGTTTAAATAGCATGTTAAATGTAATTCCAAAAGTAGATGTAGCGATTGTAGGTGAACCAACCTTGATGCATTTGGCAGTTGCCGAAAAAGGTTTAGTGGTGTTTGATGCTGTAGTAAAAGGTACGCCAAGTCATGCAGCTCATCCTAACGATGATAATGCGATTTATAATACAATTTCAGTGTTGGAATGGTTCAAAAATTATGAGTTTACAAAAACATCCAAAGCTCTAGGTGAGGTAAAAATGACTGTCACGCAAATCAACGCTGGTAAGCAACACAATGCTGTTCCTGCAAATGTTGATTTGGTAGTTGATGTTCGTGTAAACGATAAATATTCCAATAAAGATATTGTAGATATTTTACAACAAGAAGCGCCTTGCGATAGCATTATTCCACGAAGTACAAAGTTAAATTCGTCTTCCATTCCAATGGATCATCCTTTGGTAAAAGCTGGAATTGAAATTGGAAGAAATACTTACGGTTCGCCAACCTTATCAGATCAAGCGGTCTTAAGTTGTCCATCATTAAAATTAGGACCAGGTGACAGTACGCGATCGCATAGTGCAGACGAATTTATTTATATCAATGAAATTGAAGAAGGCATAAGGATTTATATAGAATTGTTGAATCGCGTTATTTTATAA
- the leuC gene encoding 3-isopropylmalate dehydratase large subunit gives MTKKTLFDKVWDAHVVDAIENGPQILYIDKHLIHEVTSPQAFNELKARNIPIFRPNQIVATADHNTPTVDQHLPVKDDLSRKQLKQLSENCKANDITLYELGHKYNGIVHVMAPELGITQPGMTIVCGDSHTSTHGAFGSIAFGIGTSQVAQVFASQCLLLTKPKSLRITVNGTLKKGVLPKDVILYIIAQIGTNAGTGYFCEYAGDVFENMSMEGRMTVCNMSIEMGARGGMIAPDQTTFDYVKDREFAPKGKDFEDKVAYWKTLPTDEGAIFDKEYTFDAADIEPMITYGTNPGMGIKITDNIPQLNDASFEKSLKYMDFKKGESLIDKTINYVFIGSCTNSRIEDFRIAAQYVKGKQKADNVTAWLVPGSKQVESQIIEEGLKSIFEDAGFKLRQPGCSACLAMNDDKIPEGEYCVSTSNRNFEGRQGQGSRTILASPLVAAATAIEGKIIDVTATNFVAEEI, from the coding sequence ATGACTAAAAAAACATTATTTGATAAAGTTTGGGACGCACATGTGGTAGATGCAATAGAAAATGGTCCGCAAATTTTATATATAGATAAACATTTAATACATGAAGTTACAAGTCCGCAAGCTTTTAATGAGCTAAAGGCGCGTAACATTCCTATTTTTAGACCTAATCAAATTGTTGCAACAGCAGATCACAATACACCAACTGTTGACCAACATTTACCAGTTAAAGATGATTTATCAAGAAAGCAATTAAAACAACTTTCAGAAAATTGTAAAGCTAACGATATTACACTTTACGAATTAGGTCATAAATACAATGGTATTGTTCACGTTATGGCACCAGAACTTGGTATCACCCAACCAGGAATGACCATAGTTTGTGGCGATAGTCACACTTCAACTCATGGTGCATTTGGATCTATCGCTTTTGGTATTGGTACTAGCCAAGTTGCACAAGTTTTTGCTAGTCAATGCCTATTATTAACCAAACCAAAAAGCTTAAGAATTACCGTTAACGGAACACTAAAAAAAGGTGTTTTGCCTAAAGACGTTATTTTATACATTATCGCTCAAATAGGCACTAATGCTGGAACTGGTTACTTCTGCGAATATGCTGGTGATGTATTTGAAAACATGTCTATGGAAGGCAGAATGACTGTTTGTAATATGAGTATTGAAATGGGCGCACGTGGCGGAATGATTGCTCCAGACCAAACTACTTTTGACTATGTAAAAGACAGAGAATTTGCTCCAAAAGGAAAAGATTTTGAAGACAAAGTAGCCTATTGGAAAACTTTACCTACAGACGAAGGTGCTATTTTTGATAAAGAATACACTTTTGATGCTGCTGATATTGAACCCATGATTACCTACGGTACAAATCCAGGAATGGGAATAAAAATCACCGATAACATACCACAATTAAATGATGCGTCTTTTGAAAAATCTTTAAAATACATGGATTTTAAAAAAGGTGAAAGTCTGATAGATAAAACCATTAATTACGTATTTATTGGTAGTTGCACCAACTCAAGAATTGAAGATTTTAGGATTGCTGCACAATATGTAAAAGGTAAACAAAAAGCAGATAATGTAACAGCTTGGTTAGTGCCAGGAAGCAAACAGGTAGAATCTCAAATAATTGAAGAAGGCTTAAAAAGTATTTTTGAAGATGCTGGTTTTAAGTTGCGTCAACCTGGTTGTAGTGCTTGTTTAGCAATGAATGACGATAAAATTCCGGAAGGCGAATATTGCGTGTCGACTTCAAATAGAAATTTTGAAGGTAGACAAGGTCAAGGATCTCGTACTATTTTGGCTAGTCCATTAGTTGCAGCCGCAACAGCTATTGAAGGAAAAATTATTGATGTAACTGCAACCAATTTTGTTGCTGAAGAAATTTAA
- the argB gene encoding acetylglutamate kinase: protein MKTLKVIKIGGNIIDNEDALQTFLKEFSKIEGLKLLVHGGGKLATKLANQMQVEVKMIDGRRITDAETLDIITMVYAGKINKNIVAQLQAFNCNAIGFSGADGNAIVSNKRPVKNIDYGYVGDVKQVNTTTLELLLENDVTPVFCAITHDKNGQLLNTNADTIASELAIALSQIFKTELYYCFDKNGVLKDVNDDHSVIESITSENVQQLIDDQIISEGMLPKINNCIYAVKHNVQKVCIGKPEMLFDKKSIYTTISK from the coding sequence ATGAAAACACTAAAAGTCATAAAAATAGGCGGAAACATCATCGATAACGAAGATGCATTACAAACGTTTTTAAAAGAGTTTTCCAAGATTGAAGGACTAAAATTATTAGTTCATGGTGGCGGAAAATTAGCAACAAAACTTGCGAATCAAATGCAAGTAGAAGTTAAAATGATTGATGGTAGACGCATCACAGACGCTGAAACTTTAGATATTATAACTATGGTTTACGCTGGCAAAATCAATAAAAATATAGTCGCACAATTACAAGCGTTTAACTGTAATGCAATCGGGTTTTCTGGTGCAGATGGCAATGCGATTGTGTCAAACAAAAGACCTGTAAAAAATATCGATTACGGTTATGTTGGTGATGTAAAACAAGTGAATACAACAACTTTAGAATTACTTTTGGAAAATGACGTAACACCTGTTTTTTGCGCTATTACACATGATAAAAATGGACAACTATTAAACACTAACGCAGATACAATTGCTTCGGAATTAGCTATAGCATTATCTCAAATTTTCAAAACAGAATTATATTACTGCTTTGATAAAAACGGTGTTTTAAAAGATGTTAATGATGATCATTCAGTGATTGAATCAATAACTTCAGAAAACGTTCAGCAATTGATAGACGATCAAATTATATCAGAAGGTATGCTGCCAAAAATTAATAATTGCATATATGCTGTCAAACATAATGTACAAAAAGTATGTATTGGAAAACCAGAAATGCTTTTCGATAAAAAATCAATCTACACAACCATTTCAAAATGA
- a CDS encoding N-acetylornithine carbamoyltransferase yields the protein MKKYTEIKDIPNLNETIKEAILLKMNPYDFQELGKHKTLVMLFFNASLRTRLSTEKAAKNLGMDVMVLNFNDAWQLEFEDGTVMNANTSEHVKEAAQVISQYADIIAVRAFPTLTDKAKDQSEYILKSFEKYATVPIVNMESATAHPLQALADAITITELAEKSKPKVVLSWAPHPKALPQAVANSFVEMMQNLEVDFTITHPEGYELDKNITKETPINYNQEEALQDADFVYVKNWSSFNDYGKVLNQDENWMMTKDKLGNAKFMHCLPVRRNVVVEDAVLDSENSVVIKQANNRTYAAQIVLKQILEGLR from the coding sequence ATGAAAAAATACACCGAAATAAAAGACATTCCTAACCTAAACGAAACTATAAAAGAAGCTATTTTATTAAAAATGAATCCTTATGATTTTCAAGAATTAGGAAAACATAAAACCTTGGTCATGTTGTTTTTCAATGCCAGCTTACGTACCAGATTAAGTACAGAAAAAGCAGCAAAGAATTTAGGAATGGATGTGATGGTTTTAAACTTTAATGATGCTTGGCAGTTAGAATTTGAAGACGGAACCGTTATGAATGCTAACACATCAGAACACGTTAAAGAAGCAGCGCAAGTCATTTCGCAGTACGCAGACATTATTGCGGTTAGAGCCTTTCCTACATTAACCGATAAAGCTAAAGACCAAAGCGAATACATTTTAAAAAGTTTTGAAAAGTACGCTACAGTGCCAATCGTTAATATGGAAAGTGCGACAGCGCATCCGTTACAAGCGTTGGCAGATGCGATTACCATTACCGAATTAGCAGAAAAATCAAAGCCAAAAGTCGTATTGTCTTGGGCACCACATCCTAAAGCGCTACCACAAGCAGTGGCAAATTCGTTTGTAGAAATGATGCAGAATTTAGAGGTTGATTTTACCATAACTCATCCTGAAGGTTACGAGTTGGACAAAAATATCACTAAAGAAACACCTATAAATTACAACCAAGAAGAGGCTTTACAAGATGCCGATTTTGTGTATGTGAAAAACTGGAGCAGTTTTAACGACTACGGAAAAGTGTTAAACCAAGATGAAAATTGGATGATGACAAAAGACAAGTTAGGCAATGCTAAATTTATGCATTGCTTACCTGTAAGACGTAATGTTGTTGTTGAAGATGCGGTTTTGGACAGCGAAAATTCAGTAGTGATAAAACAGGCTAACAATAGAACTTATGCTGCTCAAATTGTGTTGAAGCAGATTTTAGAAGGTTTAAGATGA
- the leuD gene encoding 3-isopropylmalate dehydratase small subunit, producing the protein MEKFTTLQSTAIPLAIENIDTDQIIPARFLKATDRNGFGENAFRDWRFNKDGSVNTDFTLNRKEYSGSILVAGNNFGCGSSREHAAWALTDYGFKVVVSSFFADIFKGNALNNGLLPVQVSDDFLKVLLNEIKENPKTELIVNLENQTISVANTSFKDHFEIDPYKKTCLINGYDDIDYLLSKKELITQFENQRS; encoded by the coding sequence ATGGAAAAATTTACAACATTACAATCTACAGCTATTCCATTAGCGATAGAAAATATAGATACCGATCAAATTATACCTGCGCGTTTTTTAAAAGCTACAGATCGCAACGGTTTTGGCGAAAATGCGTTTAGAGATTGGCGTTTTAATAAAGATGGATCTGTTAATACAGATTTTACGTTAAACCGAAAAGAATACAGCGGAAGTATATTGGTTGCTGGTAATAATTTTGGTTGTGGCTCTAGTAGAGAGCATGCTGCTTGGGCTTTGACAGATTACGGTTTTAAAGTTGTGGTCTCTAGTTTTTTTGCAGATATTTTTAAAGGAAACGCACTTAACAATGGGTTATTACCTGTGCAAGTTAGTGACGATTTTTTAAAAGTACTTTTAAATGAAATTAAAGAGAATCCTAAAACCGAATTAATTGTAAATCTTGAAAACCAAACGATAAGCGTTGCCAACACTTCGTTTAAAGATCATTTTGAGATTGACCCTTATAAAAAAACATGCTTAATTAATGGTTATGATGATATTGACTATTTATTAAGCAAAAAAGAATTAATCACTCAGTTTGAAAACCAACGTAGCTAG
- the leuB gene encoding 3-isopropylmalate dehydrogenase, which yields MKLNIAVLSGDGIGPEVTHQAIKVLKAIAQEFDHSFRFKEAPVGAIAIDQTGNPLPDDTLALCKSSDAILFGAIGDPKYDNDPSAKVRPEQGLLKLRKELGLFANIRPVKAYETLLGKSPLKKSIIEGTDISIYRELTGGIYFGEKQLSEDGNVASDLCEYSREEIERIAHLAFKAAQSRKKKVTLVDKANVLETSRLWRKVVTELAKDYPDVELDFLFVDNAAMQMILNPKQFDVILTENLFGDVISDEASVIGGSIGLLASASVGDKHAMFEPIHGSYPQATGKGIANPIASILSAAMLLEHFGLYKEANVIKAGVEKSLQLHVTTPDLNDNFDHITTSKVGDFIEDFIHNPKDSNLNFTNIHLGQSTII from the coding sequence ATGAAATTAAATATTGCAGTGTTATCTGGTGATGGTATTGGACCAGAAGTTACGCATCAAGCTATAAAAGTACTTAAAGCTATCGCACAAGAGTTTGACCATAGCTTTAGATTTAAAGAAGCGCCTGTTGGTGCTATTGCGATTGACCAAACCGGCAATCCTTTACCTGACGATACCTTAGCGCTTTGCAAGTCTAGTGATGCTATTTTGTTTGGCGCTATTGGCGATCCAAAATACGACAATGATCCTTCGGCAAAGGTTAGACCTGAGCAAGGTTTACTTAAACTACGTAAAGAACTTGGTTTATTTGCCAACATCAGACCTGTTAAGGCTTACGAGACATTATTAGGCAAATCTCCTTTAAAAAAGAGTATTATTGAAGGTACAGATATTAGTATTTATCGTGAGTTGACTGGCGGTATTTATTTTGGTGAAAAACAATTAAGTGAAGATGGAAATGTAGCTTCAGATTTATGCGAATATTCTCGGGAAGAAATTGAACGTATTGCGCATTTAGCATTTAAAGCAGCACAAAGCCGAAAGAAAAAAGTGACTTTGGTAGACAAAGCGAATGTCTTAGAAACATCACGTTTATGGCGAAAAGTAGTTACTGAACTAGCTAAAGATTATCCTGATGTAGAATTAGACTTTTTATTTGTAGATAATGCTGCAATGCAAATGATTTTAAATCCAAAACAGTTTGATGTTATTTTAACCGAAAACTTATTTGGTGATGTAATTAGTGACGAAGCTAGCGTTATTGGTGGCAGCATTGGTTTATTAGCTAGCGCTTCTGTTGGAGACAAGCATGCTATGTTTGAACCAATACATGGATCTTATCCGCAAGCAACTGGTAAAGGTATTGCAAATCCTATTGCCTCTATTTTAAGCGCTGCTATGTTACTTGAACATTTTGGTCTTTACAAAGAAGCAAATGTTATTAAAGCTGGTGTAGAAAAATCGTTACAATTACATGTGACAACTCCAGATTTAAATGATAATTTTGATCATATCACAACGTCTAAAGTTGGAGATTTTATAGAAGATTTTATCCATAATCCTAAGGATAGTAATTTGAATTTTACTAATATTCATTTAGGACAATCAACAATTATATAA
- a CDS encoding aspartate aminotransferase family protein: MSLFNVYPLFDITPVKAKDVYVYDENNVEYLDLYGGHAVISIGHSHPKYVSAISNQVSKLGFYSNAIQNPLQVTLADKLETLSGCKYYQLFLCNSGAEANENALKLASFHNRKSKVLAFKNSFHGRTSAAVVATDNPKIVAPINAQQEVEFVELGDLISVENILKANQTCAVIIECIQGVGGLDESTTEFYQGLEVLCKQYNTILIADEVQSGFGRTGDFFAFQKHNIKPDIISIAKGMGNGFPIGGILIHPNIKPSFGLLGTTFGGNHLACAASLSVLEVLEEEKLLKNANEISAYFIEKAKGLPSLKSIKGRGLMLGLEFDFPVSELRKQLIHKHHMFTGSAKNPNLLRILPPLTIQKKHIDVFFEALKIELNT; this comes from the coding sequence ATGAGTTTGTTTAACGTTTATCCACTTTTTGATATTACACCTGTAAAGGCAAAAGACGTCTATGTTTATGACGAAAATAATGTCGAATATTTGGACTTATATGGAGGACATGCTGTGATTTCTATTGGGCATTCGCATCCAAAATATGTATCAGCAATTTCTAATCAAGTTTCAAAATTGGGCTTTTATAGCAATGCGATTCAAAATCCGTTGCAAGTCACTTTGGCTGATAAGTTAGAGACACTTTCAGGTTGCAAATATTACCAATTATTCTTGTGTAATTCTGGCGCAGAAGCGAATGAAAATGCCTTGAAATTGGCATCATTTCATAACAGAAAAAGTAAAGTGTTAGCCTTTAAAAATTCGTTTCACGGTCGTACATCTGCAGCAGTTGTAGCAACTGATAATCCTAAAATTGTGGCACCAATAAATGCGCAACAAGAGGTAGAATTTGTGGAGTTAGGTGATTTAATTTCAGTTGAAAACATTCTGAAAGCAAATCAAACTTGCGCAGTAATTATCGAGTGTATCCAAGGTGTTGGCGGATTGGACGAAAGCACTACCGAATTTTATCAAGGTTTAGAAGTGTTATGCAAACAATACAATACGATTTTAATTGCAGACGAAGTGCAATCTGGTTTTGGTAGAACAGGCGATTTTTTTGCTTTTCAAAAACACAATATTAAGCCAGATATTATTTCTATCGCAAAAGGAATGGGTAACGGTTTTCCTATTGGTGGTATTTTAATTCATCCCAACATCAAACCTAGCTTTGGTTTGTTAGGAACAACCTTTGGCGGCAATCATTTGGCTTGTGCAGCTTCACTTTCGGTTTTAGAAGTTTTAGAGGAAGAAAAACTGCTTAAAAATGCAAATGAAATCTCAGCTTATTTTATTGAAAAAGCTAAAGGATTACCAAGCTTGAAAAGTATAAAAGGTCGCGGTTTAATGTTAGGATTAGAGTTTGATTTTCCTGTTTCAGAATTAAGGAAACAACTGATTCACAAACATCACATGTTTACAGGAAGCGCCAAAAACCCTAATCTTTTAAGAATTCTTCCACCATTAACCATTCAGAAAAAACACATTGATGTCTTTTTCGAGGCATTGAAAATTGAGTTAAATACATAA
- a CDS encoding 2-isopropylmalate synthase — protein sequence MSKNSIQIFDTTLRDGEQVPGCKLNTEQKVTIAEQLDYLGVNVIEAGFPVSSPGDFKSVQAIANIVKNATVCGLTRAVENDIKVAAEALKTAKTPRIHTGIGTSDSHIKFKFKSNRNAIIDRAFEAVKYAKSFVEDVEFYAEDAGRTDNDYLARVCEAAIKAGATVLNIPDTTGYCLPSEYGAKIKYLKENVKGIENAILSCHCHNDLGLATANSIEGVINGARQIECTINGIGERAGNTALEEVVMVLKQHPYLNLDTSINTKHLYGISQLVSENMGIYTQPNKAIVGANAFAHSSGIHQDGVIKNRETYEIIDPKDVGVTESAIVLTARSGRAALAYRAKNVGYELTKLQLDDVYANFLSFADKKKEINDNDIHEIIATSNVYQQIISA from the coding sequence ATGTCAAAAAACTCAATACAAATATTTGATACTACGCTTAGAGATGGAGAGCAAGTACCTGGTTGCAAACTTAATACAGAGCAAAAAGTTACCATAGCAGAACAACTTGATTATCTTGGCGTAAACGTAATAGAAGCTGGTTTTCCCGTCTCGAGTCCTGGAGATTTTAAATCGGTACAAGCTATCGCAAACATAGTTAAAAATGCAACTGTTTGTGGCTTGACAAGAGCTGTAGAAAATGATATTAAAGTTGCTGCAGAAGCTTTAAAAACTGCAAAAACACCAAGAATACACACAGGAATTGGCACTTCAGATTCTCATATAAAATTCAAATTTAAATCAAACAGAAATGCTATTATCGATCGTGCTTTTGAAGCGGTTAAGTATGCAAAATCCTTTGTTGAAGATGTCGAATTTTATGCCGAAGATGCTGGTCGTACCGACAACGACTATTTAGCACGAGTTTGCGAAGCTGCTATAAAAGCTGGCGCCACAGTATTAAATATTCCAGACACAACAGGCTATTGCTTACCTAGTGAATATGGCGCAAAAATAAAATACTTAAAAGAAAATGTAAAAGGCATCGAAAATGCCATACTTTCTTGTCATTGCCATAACGATTTAGGTCTAGCTACAGCAAACTCTATAGAAGGTGTTATTAATGGTGCGCGACAAATAGAATGTACTATTAATGGTATTGGCGAACGTGCTGGTAACACTGCTTTAGAAGAAGTTGTTATGGTTTTAAAACAACATCCATATCTTAATTTAGACACTTCAATCAATACAAAACACCTTTACGGCATCAGTCAATTGGTAAGTGAAAATATGGGTATTTACACGCAACCAAATAAAGCTATAGTTGGTGCAAATGCGTTTGCACATAGCTCTGGAATACATCAAGATGGTGTAATTAAAAATCGTGAAACTTACGAAATTATTGACCCTAAAGACGTTGGCGTAACCGAAAGCGCAATTGTTTTAACTGCTCGTAGCGGAAGAGCTGCTTTAGCATACCGAGCTAAAAATGTTGGTTATGAATTAACAAAACTTCAGTTAGACGACGTGTATGCAAACTTTTTAAGTTTTGCAGACAAGAAAAAAGAAATTAACGATAATGATATACACGAGATTATTGCAACTAGCAACGTATATCAACAAATTATAAGCGCTTAA
- the argH gene encoding argininosuccinate lyase has product MKLWDKGISIDKKIEQFTVGNDREIDLHIAKYDVQASLAHAKMLQSIGILTVEELKQLEKGLQDLASQIENGTFTIDNQFEDVHSKIEFELTKTYGDVGKKIHTARSRNDQVLVALQLFYKAELSNIKSKTKDFFETLLELAETHKKTLLPGYTHLQVAMPSSFGLWFSAYAEVLIDDMYLLDAALKTIDQNPLGSAAGYGSSFAIDRQLTTELLEFSTLKYNVVAAQMSRGKSERTIALALGSLANTLARFAMDICLYMSQNFGFISFPDELTTGSSIMPHKKNPDVFELIRGKSNKIQSLHHEMVLITNNLPSGYHRDYQLLKENMISAIMNMQDILEIFNYSIKQIEVKSIDLNDKKYQYLFTVDNINTLVENGMSFREAYQKIGGEVQNGTYNPDTSKEHTHIGSIGNLCLEQIKNKFPY; this is encoded by the coding sequence ATGAAACTCTGGGATAAAGGCATAAGCATAGACAAAAAAATAGAACAGTTTACGGTTGGTAACGATCGAGAAATCGATTTACACATTGCAAAATACGACGTGCAAGCCTCATTAGCGCATGCTAAAATGTTGCAATCGATTGGTATTTTGACTGTCGAAGAACTGAAGCAATTAGAAAAAGGACTTCAGGATTTAGCATCACAAATTGAAAACGGTACGTTTACTATAGACAATCAGTTTGAAGACGTACATTCAAAAATTGAATTTGAACTCACCAAAACCTATGGTGACGTTGGTAAAAAAATCCATACAGCACGATCTAGAAACGATCAGGTTTTGGTAGCATTGCAACTATTTTACAAAGCCGAATTAAGCAATATAAAATCTAAAACAAAAGACTTTTTTGAAACGCTTTTAGAATTAGCTGAAACACATAAAAAAACACTATTACCAGGTTATACGCATTTGCAAGTTGCGATGCCATCATCTTTTGGGTTATGGTTTTCAGCTTACGCAGAAGTCTTAATTGACGATATGTATTTGTTAGATGCAGCGTTAAAAACCATTGATCAAAATCCGCTTGGTTCTGCAGCTGGCTATGGAAGTTCATTCGCAATTGACAGACAATTAACTACAGAACTTTTAGAGTTTTCAACTTTAAAATATAACGTTGTTGCTGCACAAATGAGTCGTGGAAAAAGTGAACGTACTATTGCATTAGCATTAGGTAGTTTAGCTAATACATTGGCGCGATTTGCTATGGATATTTGCCTGTATATGAGTCAGAATTTTGGCTTCATAAGTTTTCCGGATGAATTAACTACAGGAAGTAGCATCATGCCTCACAAAAAAAACCCTGATGTTTTCGAGTTGATTAGAGGAAAGAGCAATAAAATTCAATCCTTACATCATGAAATGGTTTTGATTACCAACAATCTGCCAAGTGGTTATCACAGAGATTATCAATTGCTGAAAGAAAATATGATTTCAGCCATTATGAATATGCAAGATATTTTGGAGATTTTTAACTATTCTATTAAACAAATAGAAGTAAAATCTATTGACTTAAACGACAAGAAATATCAATATTTATTTACGGTTGACAACATCAATACATTAGTTGAAAACGGAATGAGTTTTAGAGAAGCCTATCAAAAAATTGGAGGTGAAGTTCAAAACGGAACCTACAATCCAGATACGTCAAAAGAACATACACACATTGGAAGTATTGGTAATTTATGTTTGGAACAGATTAAAAATAAATTTCCGTATTAA